In Romboutsia lituseburensis, a genomic segment contains:
- a CDS encoding cytidine deaminase yields the protein MDNKQLLELAEKARENAYVPYSKFHVGAALVTKSGKVYTGCNIECASYGGTNCAERTAIFKAVSEGNKDIEKIAIASDNSEKNEITAPCGICRQVIGEFGLDIKVILGYSKGDIKEFTIKDLLPHSFTGSDLK from the coding sequence ATGGATAACAAACAATTATTAGAACTAGCTGAAAAAGCTAGAGAAAATGCATATGTACCATATTCAAAATTTCATGTAGGAGCAGCTTTAGTTACTAAATCAGGTAAAGTATATACTGGATGTAATATAGAATGTGCATCGTATGGAGGAACTAACTGCGCAGAGAGAACAGCTATATTTAAAGCTGTATCGGAAGGGAATAAAGATATAGAAAAAATAGCAATAGCAAGTGATAACTCTGAAAAAAATGAAATAACAGCACCATGTGGAATATGCAGACAAGTAATTGGAGAATTTGGATTAGATATAAAGGTAATATTAGGTTATTCTAAAGGCGACATAAAAGAATTTACAATAAAAGATTTATTACCACACTCATTTACAGGTAGTGATTTAAAATAG
- a CDS encoding metallophosphoesterase family protein has product MRFIHTSDWHLGKSLEGHSRIEEQIKFCEDFINIVNENNIDMVIIAGDIYDTSNPPALAEKLFYKTVSKLANNGERCVLVISGNHDNPERLSAVTPLAHEQGIIILGNPLSKTDIGKYNGFEIIEAKEGCVKLKIDDEKVSVITLPYPSEKRLNEVILQNDEDKERQVTYSQKIGEIFNKLEDNFDKDSINLAVSHIFVAGGEGTDSERPIELGGSLLVEKKHLPSKAQYIALGHLHKPQKASQRLNAYYSGSPLQYSKDERAYTKGAYIVDIHPETKPQIEEIYFSNYKPIEVFKCDGIEEALEICEENKDRDIWSYFEIKTEEVISQSNIKKMKDTLKDIIEIKPIITSQNEYEHVDIKEKSMAEMFKEFYTFSRGLEPKGELMDLFLHIINEEGDIVDETN; this is encoded by the coding sequence ATGAGATTTATTCATACATCAGACTGGCATCTAGGAAAAAGTCTAGAGGGTCACTCTAGGATAGAAGAACAAATAAAGTTTTGTGAAGACTTTATAAATATAGTAAACGAAAATAATATTGATATGGTAATTATAGCAGGGGACATATATGATACATCAAATCCTCCAGCATTAGCTGAAAAATTATTTTATAAAACTGTATCAAAATTAGCTAATAATGGTGAAAGGTGTGTTTTAGTTATAAGTGGTAATCATGATAATCCAGAAAGATTATCTGCTGTAACACCATTAGCACATGAACAAGGAATAATTATACTTGGAAACCCTTTGAGTAAAACAGACATAGGCAAGTACAATGGATTTGAAATAATAGAGGCTAAAGAAGGTTGTGTAAAATTAAAAATAGATGATGAAAAAGTTTCAGTTATAACATTACCATATCCAAGTGAAAAAAGGCTTAATGAAGTTATACTTCAAAATGATGAAGATAAAGAAAGACAAGTTACTTATTCTCAAAAAATAGGAGAAATATTTAATAAATTAGAAGATAATTTTGATAAGGATTCTATAAATTTAGCTGTATCTCATATATTTGTAGCTGGTGGAGAAGGTACTGATTCAGAAAGACCTATAGAACTAGGGGGAAGTTTATTAGTTGAGAAAAAGCATTTACCAAGTAAAGCACAATATATAGCATTAGGTCATTTGCATAAGCCACAGAAGGCATCACAGAGATTAAATGCATATTACTCAGGTTCACCTCTACAATATAGTAAAGATGAAAGAGCATACACAAAAGGGGCATATATAGTTGATATACATCCTGAAACAAAACCACAAATAGAAGAAATATATTTTAGTAACTATAAGCCGATAGAAGTATTTAAATGTGACGGAATAGAAGAGGCTTTAGAGATATGTGAAGAAAATAAGGATAGAGATATTTGGTCTTATTTTGAAATAAAAACAGAAGAGGTAATATCTCAGTCAAATATAAAAAAAATGAAAGATACATTAAAAGATATTATAGAAATAAAACCTATAATAACATCTCAAAATGAATATGAACACGTAGATATTAAAGAAAAATCTATGGCAGAGATGTTTAAAGAATTTTATACATTTAGCAGAGGGTTAGAGCCAAAAGGAGAGCTTATGGATTTATTCTTACATATAATAAATGAAGAAGGTGATATAGTAGATGAGACCAATTAA
- a CDS encoding AAA family ATPase produces MRPIKLELSGLNSYIDKATVDFEKLTDRGLFGIFGNTGSGKSTILDAITIAMYGNISRNTKEFINSSCDKAIISYEFEIGSKNTKRRYKVDRTIVRTNTGTKTSYARLVEIKNDEEETVLADKVGDVNTKVTQIVGLTANDFTRSVVLPQGKFNDFLKLTGSERRDMLERIFNLEKYGRGLIDKVRKRKNIQNQSLRDITSKLSQYDGVNEQVYDGIEKQLEELKELEKIKNNEFESAQQKYTESSEIYEKQVQKENYEKRKKELDLKNQEIRDKATQLENAINAEKINPYIFEVQKLDKKINEDNSHSEMLEKKLEILSKELLLSKNKYEEAYQNKNENMPKLSEEKTKLQRAFKLEEELISLDKELKEIKEKGTSLNKEKDILEKSKLDLESKKEIIAKSVKDLESKISKLKISADLKQKIFLAYEYEKENNTISNEKSTKLDRLDEISKNLDDVNLKIKYVQRDKNLVESKLNEYQIHQDCLNKKSPGENEDIVSKTEYVTSLRLKIDIIKENEAKKDELQSDLNKILEQKHHVERELIALNDRLDSTKRHVDDLEKELDKLRYLNLALELRKELKENMPCPVCGSRHHDNLDKVNQDEQIAFTRSKLEKLKQEEHSIKNNIDDLNSKNSEYVSAEKIKLKEMEEVKSKIGELKSSELSSRLDEESKKLEILKINVQRWQQDKEDTDNKLKKLKEEKNLIEKEELKLQENINTYKKLSKDLKEEIEVIDVKLKKVKEEYIGLKAIVKIQDLGSKVIEINKNEKTIEDLNKQYQEVAQTKDNIENEIKKYQDSLHKTELELMKAREIYTEKRKVRDEKYNDIIAITKGEPSKSLLESLELSINKLIIQEESTKKKLEEQRLEYDKYSTEKSNVDGRLKIAKEQFESQSSILNQLLIDYKFESIYAVKRALLEPDHKRRLHDEITEYDEEQKILTLKIDELIEYLGGRTVKPEVFEELKNKIYNLKVEVGTITKDIGAKQNTLNTLRESIEKVKELNKVLKVVQHRVDLLEDLDKIVQGNRFVEYVATNQLKYIALEASKRLEGITKGRYALEIDSTLNFVMRDNFNGGQRRSVDTLSGGETFLTSLSLALALSSQIQLKGSAPLEFFFLDEGFGSLDNELLEVVMESLEKLHSDKLSVGIISHVEELKNRVPIKLVVSPSEAGSGSKVKIEYS; encoded by the coding sequence ATGAGACCAATTAAATTAGAATTAAGTGGATTAAATAGTTATATAGATAAAGCTACAGTTGATTTTGAAAAATTGACAGATAGAGGGTTATTCGGTATATTTGGAAATACTGGAAGTGGTAAATCTACAATATTAGATGCAATAACAATAGCGATGTATGGAAATATATCAAGAAATACAAAGGAATTTATAAATAGTAGCTGCGATAAAGCAATTATTTCATATGAATTTGAAATAGGAAGTAAAAATACTAAAAGAAGATATAAAGTAGATAGAACTATAGTTAGAACTAACACAGGTACAAAAACATCTTATGCAAGACTTGTAGAAATTAAAAATGATGAAGAAGAAACAGTACTTGCTGACAAAGTTGGAGATGTAAACACTAAAGTAACACAAATTGTAGGATTAACGGCAAATGATTTTACAAGATCAGTAGTTCTTCCACAAGGTAAGTTTAATGATTTCTTAAAGTTAACAGGATCTGAAAGAAGAGATATGTTAGAAAGAATATTTAATTTAGAAAAATATGGTAGAGGACTAATAGATAAAGTAAGAAAAAGAAAAAATATACAAAATCAAAGTTTAAGAGATATAACTTCTAAACTTAGTCAATATGATGGTGTTAATGAACAAGTTTATGATGGTATAGAAAAGCAATTAGAAGAATTAAAAGAGCTAGAAAAAATTAAAAATAATGAATTTGAATCAGCTCAACAAAAGTACACAGAGAGTAGTGAAATATATGAAAAACAAGTACAAAAAGAAAATTATGAAAAAAGAAAAAAAGAATTAGATTTAAAAAATCAAGAAATTAGAGATAAAGCAACTCAATTAGAGAATGCAATAAATGCTGAAAAAATTAATCCATATATATTTGAAGTTCAAAAACTAGATAAAAAAATTAATGAAGATAATTCACATAGCGAAATGTTAGAGAAAAAACTAGAAATATTAAGTAAAGAACTTTTATTATCTAAAAATAAATATGAAGAAGCTTATCAAAATAAAAATGAAAATATGCCTAAGCTAAGTGAAGAAAAAACAAAACTTCAAAGAGCTTTTAAATTAGAAGAAGAATTAATAAGTTTAGACAAGGAATTAAAAGAAATAAAAGAAAAAGGAACTAGCTTAAACAAAGAAAAAGATATATTAGAAAAATCAAAATTAGATTTAGAATCTAAAAAAGAAATAATAGCAAAATCAGTAAAGGATTTAGAAAGTAAAATTAGTAAATTAAAAATCAGTGCTGATTTAAAGCAAAAAATATTTTTAGCGTACGAATATGAAAAAGAAAATAATACAATATCTAATGAAAAAAGTACTAAATTAGATAGACTAGATGAAATATCTAAAAATTTAGATGATGTAAATCTAAAAATAAAATATGTTCAAAGAGATAAAAATTTAGTTGAAAGTAAATTAAATGAATATCAGATACATCAAGATTGTTTAAATAAAAAATCACCTGGTGAGAATGAAGATATTGTATCAAAAACTGAATATGTAACAAGCCTAAGATTAAAAATAGATATTATAAAAGAAAATGAAGCTAAGAAAGATGAGTTACAATCAGATTTAAATAAAATACTGGAGCAAAAACATCATGTAGAAAGAGAATTAATTGCTTTAAATGATAGATTAGATAGTACAAAAAGACATGTAGATGACTTAGAAAAGGAACTTGATAAATTACGTTATCTAAATTTAGCTTTAGAGCTTAGAAAAGAACTAAAGGAAAATATGCCTTGCCCAGTTTGTGGTTCTAGACATCACGACAATTTAGATAAAGTAAATCAAGATGAACAAATAGCATTTACAAGATCTAAATTAGAAAAATTAAAACAAGAAGAACATTCAATAAAAAATAATATAGATGATTTAAATAGTAAAAATAGTGAATACGTATCAGCAGAAAAAATAAAATTAAAAGAAATGGAAGAAGTAAAATCTAAAATTGGTGAATTAAAATCTAGTGAATTATCAAGTAGGTTAGATGAAGAAAGTAAAAAATTAGAAATACTTAAAATAAATGTTCAAAGATGGCAACAAGATAAAGAAGATACAGATAATAAACTTAAAAAACTAAAAGAAGAAAAGAATTTAATAGAGAAAGAAGAGCTTAAGTTACAAGAAAATATAAATACATATAAGAAGTTATCAAAAGACTTAAAAGAAGAAATTGAAGTAATTGATGTTAAGTTAAAAAAAGTAAAAGAAGAGTATATTGGATTAAAAGCAATTGTAAAAATACAGGACTTGGGATCAAAGGTTATTGAAATAAATAAAAATGAAAAAACTATTGAAGATTTAAATAAACAATATCAAGAAGTTGCGCAAACTAAAGATAATATAGAAAATGAAATTAAAAAGTATCAAGACAGCTTACATAAAACAGAGTTAGAATTAATGAAGGCGAGAGAAATATATACAGAAAAAAGAAAAGTAAGAGATGAAAAATATAATGATATAATAGCAATAACTAAAGGTGAGCCATCTAAATCTTTATTAGAAAGTTTAGAGCTATCTATAAATAAGTTAATAATACAAGAAGAATCAACTAAGAAAAAATTAGAAGAACAAAGATTAGAATATGATAAATATAGCACAGAAAAGTCAAATGTAGATGGAAGGCTAAAAATAGCTAAAGAACAATTTGAAAGTCAATCAAGTATATTAAATCAACTGTTAATAGACTATAAGTTTGAAAGTATATATGCAGTTAAAAGAGCTTTATTAGAGCCAGATCATAAGAGAAGGCTTCATGATGAGATAACTGAATATGATGAAGAACAAAAGATATTAACATTAAAAATAGATGAATTAATAGAATATCTAGGTGGAAGGACAGTAAAACCGGAGGTATTTGAAGAGCTTAAAAATAAAATTTATAACTTAAAAGTAGAAGTAGGAACAATTACTAAAGATATTGGAGCTAAACAAAATACACTTAATACTTTAAGGGAATCTATAGAGAAAGTGAAAGAATTAAATAAGGTGCTTAAAGTAGTACAACATAGAGTAGATTTATTAGAAGATTTAGATAAAATAGTTCAAGGGAATAGATTTGTAGAGTATGTAGCCACTAATCAACTAAAGTATATTGCATTAGAAGCGTCTAAGAGATTGGAAGGTATTACAAAAGGTAGATATGCATTAGAAATAGATTCAACATTAAATTTCGTTATGAGAGATAATTTTAATGGTGGTCAAAGAAGAAGTGTAGATACACTTTCAGGAGGTGAAACATTCCTAACATCTTTATCTCTTGCTTTAGCATTGTCATCTCAGATTCAGCTAAAAGGAAGTGCGCCATTAGAATTCTTCTTCTTAGATGAAGGGTTTGGATCATTAGATAATGAGTTATTAGAAGTAGTTATGGAATCTCTAGAAAAATTACACAGTGATAAATTAAGTGTTGGTATAATAAGTCACGTTGAAGAACTAAAAAATAGGGTTCCTATTAAATTAGTAGTTTCACCAAGTGAAGCAGGAAGTGGATCTAAAGTAAAAATAGAATATAGTTAA
- a CDS encoding transketolase family protein, producing the protein MGLATREAYGKALVELGAENKDIVVLDADLSKSTKTADFKKAYPERFINAGIAEQNLLGMSAGLARYGKIPFASTFAVFASGRAFEIIRNSVCYPNANVKIAATHAGITVGEDGGSHQSIEDIAIMNSLPNMSVLVPADAKETNEIIKYAAKHNGPVYIRLGRLNSEDIFGDDYKFEYGKGVCVKEGKDCTIIATGLMTAMAKAACETLKEEGIDVRLIHMPTIKPIDREIIECAAKETDFILTCEEHSVVGGLGQIVASVTSETVPTKVIKLGVNDVFGESATPKELLEKHGLTSENIVRLIKENYKK; encoded by the coding sequence ATGGGATTAGCAACAAGAGAAGCATATGGAAAGGCATTAGTTGAATTAGGAGCAGAAAACAAGGATATAGTTGTATTAGATGCAGACCTTTCAAAATCTACTAAAACAGCAGATTTTAAAAAAGCATATCCTGAGAGATTTATAAATGCAGGTATAGCAGAACAAAATTTATTAGGTATGAGTGCAGGTCTTGCTAGATATGGAAAAATTCCTTTTGCAAGTACATTTGCAGTGTTTGCATCAGGAAGAGCTTTTGAAATAATAAGAAATTCAGTATGTTATCCAAATGCTAATGTAAAAATAGCAGCGACGCATGCAGGAATAACAGTTGGGGAAGATGGTGGATCTCACCAATCTATAGAGGATATAGCAATAATGAACTCTCTTCCAAATATGAGTGTATTAGTTCCAGCAGATGCAAAAGAGACAAATGAAATAATAAAATATGCAGCGAAGCATAACGGGCCTGTTTACATAAGATTAGGTAGATTAAATAGTGAAGATATATTTGGTGACGATTATAAGTTTGAATATGGTAAAGGTGTCTGTGTAAAGGAAGGAAAAGACTGTACTATAATAGCTACAGGGCTTATGACAGCTATGGCAAAAGCAGCATGTGAAACATTAAAAGAAGAAGGTATAGATGTAAGACTTATACATATGCCTACAATAAAGCCAATTGATAGAGAAATTATAGAATGTGCAGCAAAAGAAACTGATTTTATATTAACTTGTGAAGAACATTCTGTTGTTGGAGGATTAGGACAAATAGTAGCATCTGTTACATCAGAGACAGTTCCAACAAAAGTTATTAAATTAGGAGTAAATGACGTATTTGGAGAATCAGCAACTCCAAAAGAATTATTAGAAAAACACGGATTAACTAGTGAAAATATAGTTAGATTAATAAAAGAAAATTACAAAAAATAA
- a CDS encoding transketolase, with product MNLKSNIKRRSHMYKNLQNHAINIRKNIVDMIAESKSGHPGGSLSAVEILTYLYFEEMNISEKNIDNKERDYFVLSKGHAAPVLYATLSEKGFIPQKDLMTLRKLGSKLQGHPDSKKIKAVDIATGSLGQGISNAVGLAIGAKIDNDNSRVYALLGDGELQEGLVWEAVMSAAHYKLDNLVAFVDYNKLQIDGNNDDVMGIKPLDKKFESFGWNVLVIDGHDFKEIECALNQAKQTKGKPTVIIANTVKGKGVSFMENNAGWHGAAPSIEQRDMAINELEEMRKGCL from the coding sequence ATAAATTTAAAATCGAATATTAAAAGGAGAAGCCATATGTATAAAAATTTACAAAATCATGCTATAAACATAAGAAAAAATATAGTAGATATGATAGCTGAATCAAAATCAGGACATCCAGGAGGATCATTATCAGCAGTCGAAATACTTACATATTTATATTTTGAAGAAATGAATATAAGTGAAAAGAATATAGATAACAAAGAAAGAGATTATTTTGTACTTAGTAAAGGACATGCAGCACCAGTACTATATGCAACATTAAGTGAAAAAGGATTTATACCTCAAAAAGACTTAATGACTTTAAGAAAATTAGGATCTAAATTACAAGGACACCCAGATAGTAAAAAAATAAAAGCTGTAGATATAGCAACAGGTTCATTAGGACAAGGTATATCTAATGCAGTAGGTCTTGCAATTGGAGCTAAGATAGATAATGATAACTCTAGAGTATATGCATTATTAGGAGATGGAGAACTGCAAGAAGGCCTAGTATGGGAAGCTGTTATGAGTGCAGCTCATTATAAATTAGATAATTTAGTAGCATTTGTAGATTATAACAAACTTCAAATAGATGGAAATAATGATGATGTAATGGGAATAAAACCATTAGATAAGAAATTTGAAAGCTTTGGATGGAATGTATTAGTTATAGATGGACATGACTTTAAAGAAATAGAATGTGCATTAAATCAAGCTAAACAAACAAAAGGAAAGCCAACTGTGATAATAGCTAACACTGTAAAAGGAAAAGGTGTTTCATTTATGGAAAATAATGCAGGATGGCATGGAGCTGCACCAAGCATAGAGCAAAGAGATATGGCGATAAATGAGTTAGAAGAAATGAGAAAGGGGTGCTTATAA
- a CDS encoding PadR family transcriptional regulator encodes MKDKSQLLKGVLEGCILNIVKHKKETYGYEVVTEMRTFGFGQCTEGTIYPLLTRLEKKNSLKSQKKQSPFGPQRKYYSLTDQGEEELKEFYDTWTEFKDFVDSIFKNYEGV; translated from the coding sequence ATGAAAGATAAATCACAGTTATTAAAAGGGGTACTTGAAGGATGTATACTAAATATAGTGAAACATAAAAAAGAAACCTATGGATATGAGGTAGTAACGGAAATGAGGACATTTGGGTTTGGTCAATGTACAGAAGGTACTATATATCCATTATTAACAAGATTAGAAAAGAAAAATAGCTTAAAATCACAGAAGAAACAATCACCATTTGGTCCTCAAAGAAAATATTACTCACTTACTGATCAAGGTGAAGAAGAATTAAAAGAATTTTATGATACATGGACAGAGTTTAAGGATTTTGTAGATAGTATATTTAAAAATTATGAAGGGGTGTAA
- a CDS encoding NupC/NupG family nucleoside CNT transporter, translated as MAIILNIIGIMILLGGLYLVSSNKKNVKKKMILKALIIQFVVAFLLVKFPLGRLALEKVSDGVTNILNYGAQGLTFIFGSLENAGAPTGFIFGIQVLGNIIFISALVAALYYLGVLGAIVKVIGGIIGKTLGTSNVESFVAVANVFLGQTESPILVSKYLDRMTESEIMLVLISGMGSMSATVLMGYTAMGIPMQNLLIAGALVPLGSIIVSKLILPETEKEVASTSDNSLESSECAAAAVVEEVKMDNKGDNANLISAISQGANEGLQMALGIGASLIAIISLVALVNGILGVVGLSLEQILSYIFAPIGLLMGIGTEHMLTAGQLLGSKLILNEFVAFGELGKILNTLDYRTGLMLSISLAGFANISSMGICISGISVFCPDKRGILSKLAFRGMIGGFCVSLLSSLIVGLIIAI; from the coding sequence ATGGCAATAATATTAAACATAATAGGAATAATGATATTGTTAGGTGGGTTATATTTAGTATCATCTAATAAAAAAAATGTTAAGAAAAAAATGATATTAAAAGCACTTATAATTCAGTTTGTAGTAGCATTTTTATTAGTTAAATTCCCATTAGGTAGACTAGCATTAGAGAAGGTATCTGATGGTGTAACGAATATTTTAAATTATGGAGCACAAGGATTAACATTTATATTTGGTTCATTAGAAAATGCAGGAGCTCCAACAGGATTTATATTTGGTATTCAGGTTTTAGGTAATATAATATTTATATCAGCATTAGTAGCTGCGTTATACTATCTTGGAGTTCTTGGTGCCATAGTTAAAGTGATTGGTGGAATAATAGGTAAAACATTAGGAACTAGTAATGTAGAAAGCTTCGTTGCTGTTGCAAACGTATTTTTAGGGCAAACAGAATCTCCAATACTTGTATCTAAGTACTTAGATCGTATGACTGAAAGTGAAATAATGTTAGTTTTAATATCAGGTATGGGTAGTATGTCTGCAACTGTACTTATGGGATATACAGCAATGGGTATACCTATGCAAAATCTTTTAATAGCTGGAGCATTAGTTCCATTAGGTAGTATAATAGTGTCAAAACTTATACTTCCAGAGACTGAAAAAGAAGTTGCTAGTACTAGTGATAACTCTTTAGAATCTTCTGAATGTGCAGCAGCAGCAGTTGTAGAAGAAGTAAAAATGGATAATAAAGGTGATAATGCAAACCTTATATCAGCAATATCTCAAGGAGCTAATGAAGGTCTTCAAATGGCTTTAGGTATAGGTGCATCATTAATCGCAATAATATCTTTAGTAGCTTTAGTTAATGGTATATTAGGCGTAGTTGGATTATCTTTAGAACAAATATTATCATATATATTTGCACCTATAGGATTATTAATGGGTATTGGTACAGAGCATATGCTTACTGCAGGTCAATTACTTGGAAGTAAGTTAATATTAAATGAATTTGTTGCTTTTGGTGAACTAGGTAAAATATTAAATACTTTAGATTATAGAACAGGTTTAATGTTATCAATATCTTTAGCTGGATTTGCAAATATATCTAGTATGGGGATATGTATATCAGGAATATCAGTATTCTGTCCAGACAAAAGAGGGATATTATCAAAACTAGCATTTAGAGGAATGATAGGTGGATTCTGTGTAAGTTTATTAAGTTCTTTAATAGTAGGTTTAATAATAGCTATATAA
- the fsa gene encoding fructose-6-phosphate aldolase: MKIFIDTANVSEIVEANSWGIIDGVTTNPSLIAKEGRDLQEVINEICSIVDGPISAEVISLEADKMVEEAMELVKLHKNIVIKIPMCIEGLKAVKVLADKGIKTNVTLIFSSQQALLAAKAGATYVSPFVGRVDDIGARGIELITEISSIFKIHNISTEIIAASIRNPIHVSECALAGSDIATIPFGVLKQMAKHPLTDIGIEKFLADYNQK; the protein is encoded by the coding sequence ATGAAAATATTTATAGATACAGCAAATGTAAGCGAAATAGTAGAAGCAAATAGCTGGGGAATAATAGATGGAGTTACAACAAATCCATCTCTTATAGCTAAAGAAGGAAGAGATTTACAAGAGGTTATAAATGAAATATGCTCTATAGTAGATGGACCAATAAGTGCAGAAGTTATAAGTTTAGAAGCTGATAAAATGGTTGAAGAAGCGATGGAATTAGTGAAATTACACAAGAATATAGTTATAAAAATCCCTATGTGTATAGAAGGATTAAAAGCAGTTAAAGTGTTAGCGGATAAAGGAATAAAAACTAATGTAACTTTAATATTCTCATCTCAACAAGCTTTATTAGCAGCTAAAGCAGGTGCTACATATGTAAGTCCTTTTGTAGGAAGAGTTGATGATATAGGTGCTAGAGGTATAGAATTAATAACTGAAATATCTAGTATATTTAAAATACATAATATATCAACTGAAATAATAGCAGCAAGTATAAGAAATCCTATACATGTATCAGAATGTGCATTAGCAGGGTCTGACATAGCTACAATACCATTTGGAGTATTAAAACAAATGGCTAAGCATCCTTTAACTGATATAGGGATAGAGAAGTTTTTAGCAGATTATAATCAAAAGTAA
- a CDS encoding NAD(P)/FAD-dependent oxidoreductase has product MNDLLDKGAVLQRDKETYAIAPHIPAGLISSDQLRKLADVADRYKVSAIKITAAQRIALVGLKEEDIDSAWDDLGMSPGAAIGLCVRSIKTCPGTTFCKRGFRDSVSLGLKLDDRYHGMNLPNKLKIGVSGCANSCSDNHTRDIGLMGMPKGWAVFVGGKGGTKPRLGDRLVINIPDDKVLDLVDDIVKLYASNADGKERLGSYIDRIGFEEFKSMIDLDKYTK; this is encoded by the coding sequence ATGAATGATTTATTAGATAAAGGTGCTGTTCTTCAAAGAGATAAAGAAACTTATGCTATAGCACCTCACATTCCTGCTGGTCTTATAAGCTCTGATCAGCTTAGAAAATTAGCTGACGTAGCTGATAGATATAAAGTTTCTGCTATAAAGATTACTGCAGCTCAACGTATTGCTTTAGTTGGATTGAAAGAAGAAGATATAGATAGCGCTTGGGATGATTTAGGCATGTCCCCTGGTGCCGCTATAGGTCTATGCGTTAGAAGTATAAAAACTTGTCCAGGCACAACTTTTTGTAAAAGAGGATTTAGAGATTCAGTTTCTCTTGGATTAAAATTAGATGATAGATATCATGGCATGAATTTACCTAATAAATTGAAAATAGGTGTAAGTGGATGTGCTAATAGCTGTTCTGATAATCATACTAGAGATATCGGTCTTATGGGTATGCCTAAAGGCTGGGCTGTTTTTGTTGGTGGAAAAGGTGGTACAAAACCTAGATTAGGAGACAGACTTGTAATAAATATCCCTGATGATAAAGTATTAGACTTAGTTGATGATATAGTTAAACTTTATGCAAGCAATGCAGATGGTAAAGAGCGTTTAGGTTCTTACATAGATAGAATAGGATTTGAAGAATTCAAGTCTATGATAGACTTAGATAAATATACTAAATAA